TCGGGAAAAAGGGGCAGGAGGGCGGCCGCGGAGCCGCACGCCGCGGCATCACCGCGTCGGGCATTCGCGCAGCAGGAAGGCCAGCAGCGCTTTGTGCACGCGCACGCTGCCGTTGTAATCGACCATGCCGCGCTTGCGGAACTGGTTCATGAAATGACTCACGCGCGAGCGCGTGGTCCCGACCATCTGGGCGAGCGTCCCCTGGTCCACGTTCACCAGCGTGCGTTGGCGGCCCGGGCCTGCGCCCCAGCCGGAGAGCTGGATCAGAAGCCGCGCCAGCCGGCGGTCGCTCGAGTTCACCAGTTGGCTGACAAGGTCGTCTTCCACGCGGCCCATGCGAAGCAGCAGGTAACGGATGAAGAGTTGCGCCAGCCCGGGCTCCCGGCGGAGCCGGCGCGCCATCGCCTGCTTGCTTACCCGGTTGATGGTGGAGCGCT
Above is a genomic segment from Terriglobales bacterium containing:
- a CDS encoding Crp/Fnr family transcriptional regulator, giving the protein MKADFAAQGFGKGTTGLETRQYGDRQVVYRQGEAADGIFRVQRGHVKLTIAGNGSRKAVTAILSAGDCFGEGCLVGSSLRASTATSVKRSTINRVSKQAMARRLRREPGLAQLFIRYLLLRMGRVEDDLVSQLVNSSDRRLARLLIQLSGWGAGPGRQRTLVNVDQGTLAQMVGTTRSRVSHFMNQFRKRGMVDYNGSVRVHKALLAFLLRECPTR